The following proteins are encoded in a genomic region of Microtus ochrogaster isolate Prairie Vole_2 chromosome 5, MicOch1.0, whole genome shotgun sequence:
- the Lingo1 gene encoding leucine-rich repeat and immunoglobulin-like domain-containing nogo receptor-interacting protein 1 isoform X2 produces the protein MQVSERMLAGGMRSMPSPLLACWQPILLLVLGSVLSGSATGCPPRCECSAQDRAVLCHRKRFVAVPEGIPTETRLLDLGKNRIKTLNQDEFASFPHLEELELNENIVSAVEPGAFNNLFNLRTLGLRSNRLKLIPLGVFTGLSNLTKLDISENKIVILLDYMFQDLYNLKSLEVGDNDLVYISHRAFSGLNSLEQLTLEKCNLTSIPTEALSHLHGLIVLRLRHLNINAIRDYSFKRLYRLKVLEISHWPYLDTMTPNCLYGLNLTSLSITHCNLTAVPYLAVRHLVYLRFLNLSYNPIGTIEGSMLHELLRLQEIQLVGGQLAVVEPYAFRGLNYLRVLNVSGNQLTTLEESAFHSVGNLETLILDSNPLACDCRLLWVFRRRWRLNFNRQQPTCATPEFVQGKEFKDFPDVLLPNYFTCRRAHIRDRKAQQVFVDEGHTVQFVCRADGDPPPAILWLSPRKHLVSAKSNGRLTVFPDGTLEVRYAQVQDNGTYLCIAANAGGNDSMPAHLHVRSYSPDWPHQPNKTFAFISNQPGEGEANSTRATVPFPFDIKTLIIATTMGFISFLGVVLFCLVLLFLWSRGKGNTKHNIEIEYVPRKSDAGISSADAPRKFNMKMI, from the exons ATGCAG GTGAGCGAGAGGATGCTGGCGGGGGGCATGAGAAGCATGCCCAGCCCCCTCCTGGCCTGCTGGCAGCCCATCCTCCTGCTGGTACTGGGCTCTGTGCTGTCAGGTTCTGCCACGGGCTGCCCGCCCCGCTGCGAGTGCTCAGCACAGGACCGAGCGGTGCTCTGCCACCGAAAGCGCTTTGTGGCAGTGCCCGAGGGCATCCCCACCGAGACTCGTCTGCTGGACCTGGGCAAAAACCGCATCAAGACGCTCAACCAGGACGAGTTTGCCAGCTTCCCACACCTGGAGGAACTGGAACTCAATGAGAACATCGTGAGCGCCGTGGAACCCGGCGCCTTCAATAACCTCTTCAACCTTCGGACGCTGGGGCTGCGCAGCAACCGCCTGAAGCTCATCCCGTTGGGTGTCTTCACCGGCCTCAGCAACCTGACCAAGCTGGACATCAGTGAAAACAAGATTGTCATCCTGCTGGACTACATGTTCCAAGACCTATACAACCTCAAGTCGCTGGAGGTCGGTGACAATGACCTCGTCTACATCTCCCATCGAGCTTTCAGTGGCCTCAACAGCCTGGAGCAGCTGACTCTGGAGAAATGCAATCTGACCTCCATCCCCACCGAGGCGCTTTCCCACCTGCATGGCCTCATCGTCCTGCGGCTACGACATCTCAACATCAATGCCATCAGGGACTACTCCTTCAAAAGGCTGTATCGACTCAAGGTCTTGGAGATCTCCCACTGGCCCTACCTGGACACCATGACCCCCAACTGCCTCTACGGCCTCAACCTGACATCCCTGTCCATCACGCACTGCAACCTGACCGCCGTGCCCTATCTGGCCGTTCGCCATCTGGTCTATCTCCGCTTCCTCAATCTTTCCTACAACCCCATTGGTACTATCGAGGGCTCCATGCTGCATGAGCTGCTGCGGTTGCAGGAGATCCAGCTGGTGGGTGGGCAGCTGGCTGTGGTGGAGCCCTATGCCTTTCGTGGGCTCAACTACCTACGTGTGCTCAATGTCTCTGGCAACCAGCTGACCACCCTGGAGGAGTCTGCCTTCCACTCGGTGGGCAACCTGGAGACGCTCATCCTGGACTCCAACCCCCTGGCCTGTGACTGCCGGCTGCTGTGGGTCTTCCGGCGCCGCTGGCGGCTCAACTTCAACAGGCAGCAACCCACCTGCGCCACACCCGAGTTCGTCCAGGGCAAGGAGTTCAAGGACTTTCCAGACGTTCTCCTACCCAACTACTTCACCTGCCGCCGGGCTCACATCCGGGACCGCAAGGCGCAGCAGGTGTTTGTAGATGAGGGCCACACGGTGCAGTTTGTGTGCCGAGCGGATGGCGACCCTCCACCGGCCATCCTTTGGCTCTCACCCCGCAAGCACTTGGTCTCAGCTAAGAGCAATGGACGACTCACAGTCTTCCCTGATGGCACGCTGGAGGTGCGCTATGCCCAGGTACAGGACAACGGCACGTACCTGTGCATCGCAGCTAATGCTGGCGGCAACGACTCCATGCCCGCCCACCTGCATGTGCGCAGCTACTCGCCCGACTGGCCCCATCAACCCAACAAGACGTTCGCCTTCATCTCCAACCAGCCAGGCGAGGGAGAGGCCAACAGCACCCGCGCCACCGTGCCTTTCCCCTTCGACATCAAGACGCTCATCATTGCCACCACCATGGGCTTCATCTCCTTCCTGGGCGTTGTCCTCTTCTGCCTGGTGCTGCTGTTTCTCTGGAGCCGGGGCAAAGGCAACACAAAGCACAACATCGAAATTGAGTATGTGCCCCGGAAATCGGACGCAGGCATCAGCTCGGCTGATGCACCCCGCAAGTTCAACATGAAGATGATATAA
- the Lingo1 gene encoding leucine-rich repeat and immunoglobulin-like domain-containing nogo receptor-interacting protein 1 isoform X1 encodes MAIDRRQECPEQWCGSEDERYPESGSLEQVSERMLAGGMRSMPSPLLACWQPILLLVLGSVLSGSATGCPPRCECSAQDRAVLCHRKRFVAVPEGIPTETRLLDLGKNRIKTLNQDEFASFPHLEELELNENIVSAVEPGAFNNLFNLRTLGLRSNRLKLIPLGVFTGLSNLTKLDISENKIVILLDYMFQDLYNLKSLEVGDNDLVYISHRAFSGLNSLEQLTLEKCNLTSIPTEALSHLHGLIVLRLRHLNINAIRDYSFKRLYRLKVLEISHWPYLDTMTPNCLYGLNLTSLSITHCNLTAVPYLAVRHLVYLRFLNLSYNPIGTIEGSMLHELLRLQEIQLVGGQLAVVEPYAFRGLNYLRVLNVSGNQLTTLEESAFHSVGNLETLILDSNPLACDCRLLWVFRRRWRLNFNRQQPTCATPEFVQGKEFKDFPDVLLPNYFTCRRAHIRDRKAQQVFVDEGHTVQFVCRADGDPPPAILWLSPRKHLVSAKSNGRLTVFPDGTLEVRYAQVQDNGTYLCIAANAGGNDSMPAHLHVRSYSPDWPHQPNKTFAFISNQPGEGEANSTRATVPFPFDIKTLIIATTMGFISFLGVVLFCLVLLFLWSRGKGNTKHNIEIEYVPRKSDAGISSADAPRKFNMKMI; translated from the exons ATGGCCATAGACAGAAGGCAGGAGTGTCCCGAGCAGTGGTGTGGCAGTGAGGATGAGAGGTATCCAGAATCGGGTTCGCTGGAACAG GTGAGCGAGAGGATGCTGGCGGGGGGCATGAGAAGCATGCCCAGCCCCCTCCTGGCCTGCTGGCAGCCCATCCTCCTGCTGGTACTGGGCTCTGTGCTGTCAGGTTCTGCCACGGGCTGCCCGCCCCGCTGCGAGTGCTCAGCACAGGACCGAGCGGTGCTCTGCCACCGAAAGCGCTTTGTGGCAGTGCCCGAGGGCATCCCCACCGAGACTCGTCTGCTGGACCTGGGCAAAAACCGCATCAAGACGCTCAACCAGGACGAGTTTGCCAGCTTCCCACACCTGGAGGAACTGGAACTCAATGAGAACATCGTGAGCGCCGTGGAACCCGGCGCCTTCAATAACCTCTTCAACCTTCGGACGCTGGGGCTGCGCAGCAACCGCCTGAAGCTCATCCCGTTGGGTGTCTTCACCGGCCTCAGCAACCTGACCAAGCTGGACATCAGTGAAAACAAGATTGTCATCCTGCTGGACTACATGTTCCAAGACCTATACAACCTCAAGTCGCTGGAGGTCGGTGACAATGACCTCGTCTACATCTCCCATCGAGCTTTCAGTGGCCTCAACAGCCTGGAGCAGCTGACTCTGGAGAAATGCAATCTGACCTCCATCCCCACCGAGGCGCTTTCCCACCTGCATGGCCTCATCGTCCTGCGGCTACGACATCTCAACATCAATGCCATCAGGGACTACTCCTTCAAAAGGCTGTATCGACTCAAGGTCTTGGAGATCTCCCACTGGCCCTACCTGGACACCATGACCCCCAACTGCCTCTACGGCCTCAACCTGACATCCCTGTCCATCACGCACTGCAACCTGACCGCCGTGCCCTATCTGGCCGTTCGCCATCTGGTCTATCTCCGCTTCCTCAATCTTTCCTACAACCCCATTGGTACTATCGAGGGCTCCATGCTGCATGAGCTGCTGCGGTTGCAGGAGATCCAGCTGGTGGGTGGGCAGCTGGCTGTGGTGGAGCCCTATGCCTTTCGTGGGCTCAACTACCTACGTGTGCTCAATGTCTCTGGCAACCAGCTGACCACCCTGGAGGAGTCTGCCTTCCACTCGGTGGGCAACCTGGAGACGCTCATCCTGGACTCCAACCCCCTGGCCTGTGACTGCCGGCTGCTGTGGGTCTTCCGGCGCCGCTGGCGGCTCAACTTCAACAGGCAGCAACCCACCTGCGCCACACCCGAGTTCGTCCAGGGCAAGGAGTTCAAGGACTTTCCAGACGTTCTCCTACCCAACTACTTCACCTGCCGCCGGGCTCACATCCGGGACCGCAAGGCGCAGCAGGTGTTTGTAGATGAGGGCCACACGGTGCAGTTTGTGTGCCGAGCGGATGGCGACCCTCCACCGGCCATCCTTTGGCTCTCACCCCGCAAGCACTTGGTCTCAGCTAAGAGCAATGGACGACTCACAGTCTTCCCTGATGGCACGCTGGAGGTGCGCTATGCCCAGGTACAGGACAACGGCACGTACCTGTGCATCGCAGCTAATGCTGGCGGCAACGACTCCATGCCCGCCCACCTGCATGTGCGCAGCTACTCGCCCGACTGGCCCCATCAACCCAACAAGACGTTCGCCTTCATCTCCAACCAGCCAGGCGAGGGAGAGGCCAACAGCACCCGCGCCACCGTGCCTTTCCCCTTCGACATCAAGACGCTCATCATTGCCACCACCATGGGCTTCATCTCCTTCCTGGGCGTTGTCCTCTTCTGCCTGGTGCTGCTGTTTCTCTGGAGCCGGGGCAAAGGCAACACAAAGCACAACATCGAAATTGAGTATGTGCCCCGGAAATCGGACGCAGGCATCAGCTCGGCTGATGCACCCCGCAAGTTCAACATGAAGATGATATAA
- the Lingo1 gene encoding leucine-rich repeat and immunoglobulin-like domain-containing nogo receptor-interacting protein 1 isoform X3, which translates to MLAGGMRSMPSPLLACWQPILLLVLGSVLSGSATGCPPRCECSAQDRAVLCHRKRFVAVPEGIPTETRLLDLGKNRIKTLNQDEFASFPHLEELELNENIVSAVEPGAFNNLFNLRTLGLRSNRLKLIPLGVFTGLSNLTKLDISENKIVILLDYMFQDLYNLKSLEVGDNDLVYISHRAFSGLNSLEQLTLEKCNLTSIPTEALSHLHGLIVLRLRHLNINAIRDYSFKRLYRLKVLEISHWPYLDTMTPNCLYGLNLTSLSITHCNLTAVPYLAVRHLVYLRFLNLSYNPIGTIEGSMLHELLRLQEIQLVGGQLAVVEPYAFRGLNYLRVLNVSGNQLTTLEESAFHSVGNLETLILDSNPLACDCRLLWVFRRRWRLNFNRQQPTCATPEFVQGKEFKDFPDVLLPNYFTCRRAHIRDRKAQQVFVDEGHTVQFVCRADGDPPPAILWLSPRKHLVSAKSNGRLTVFPDGTLEVRYAQVQDNGTYLCIAANAGGNDSMPAHLHVRSYSPDWPHQPNKTFAFISNQPGEGEANSTRATVPFPFDIKTLIIATTMGFISFLGVVLFCLVLLFLWSRGKGNTKHNIEIEYVPRKSDAGISSADAPRKFNMKMI; encoded by the coding sequence ATGCTGGCGGGGGGCATGAGAAGCATGCCCAGCCCCCTCCTGGCCTGCTGGCAGCCCATCCTCCTGCTGGTACTGGGCTCTGTGCTGTCAGGTTCTGCCACGGGCTGCCCGCCCCGCTGCGAGTGCTCAGCACAGGACCGAGCGGTGCTCTGCCACCGAAAGCGCTTTGTGGCAGTGCCCGAGGGCATCCCCACCGAGACTCGTCTGCTGGACCTGGGCAAAAACCGCATCAAGACGCTCAACCAGGACGAGTTTGCCAGCTTCCCACACCTGGAGGAACTGGAACTCAATGAGAACATCGTGAGCGCCGTGGAACCCGGCGCCTTCAATAACCTCTTCAACCTTCGGACGCTGGGGCTGCGCAGCAACCGCCTGAAGCTCATCCCGTTGGGTGTCTTCACCGGCCTCAGCAACCTGACCAAGCTGGACATCAGTGAAAACAAGATTGTCATCCTGCTGGACTACATGTTCCAAGACCTATACAACCTCAAGTCGCTGGAGGTCGGTGACAATGACCTCGTCTACATCTCCCATCGAGCTTTCAGTGGCCTCAACAGCCTGGAGCAGCTGACTCTGGAGAAATGCAATCTGACCTCCATCCCCACCGAGGCGCTTTCCCACCTGCATGGCCTCATCGTCCTGCGGCTACGACATCTCAACATCAATGCCATCAGGGACTACTCCTTCAAAAGGCTGTATCGACTCAAGGTCTTGGAGATCTCCCACTGGCCCTACCTGGACACCATGACCCCCAACTGCCTCTACGGCCTCAACCTGACATCCCTGTCCATCACGCACTGCAACCTGACCGCCGTGCCCTATCTGGCCGTTCGCCATCTGGTCTATCTCCGCTTCCTCAATCTTTCCTACAACCCCATTGGTACTATCGAGGGCTCCATGCTGCATGAGCTGCTGCGGTTGCAGGAGATCCAGCTGGTGGGTGGGCAGCTGGCTGTGGTGGAGCCCTATGCCTTTCGTGGGCTCAACTACCTACGTGTGCTCAATGTCTCTGGCAACCAGCTGACCACCCTGGAGGAGTCTGCCTTCCACTCGGTGGGCAACCTGGAGACGCTCATCCTGGACTCCAACCCCCTGGCCTGTGACTGCCGGCTGCTGTGGGTCTTCCGGCGCCGCTGGCGGCTCAACTTCAACAGGCAGCAACCCACCTGCGCCACACCCGAGTTCGTCCAGGGCAAGGAGTTCAAGGACTTTCCAGACGTTCTCCTACCCAACTACTTCACCTGCCGCCGGGCTCACATCCGGGACCGCAAGGCGCAGCAGGTGTTTGTAGATGAGGGCCACACGGTGCAGTTTGTGTGCCGAGCGGATGGCGACCCTCCACCGGCCATCCTTTGGCTCTCACCCCGCAAGCACTTGGTCTCAGCTAAGAGCAATGGACGACTCACAGTCTTCCCTGATGGCACGCTGGAGGTGCGCTATGCCCAGGTACAGGACAACGGCACGTACCTGTGCATCGCAGCTAATGCTGGCGGCAACGACTCCATGCCCGCCCACCTGCATGTGCGCAGCTACTCGCCCGACTGGCCCCATCAACCCAACAAGACGTTCGCCTTCATCTCCAACCAGCCAGGCGAGGGAGAGGCCAACAGCACCCGCGCCACCGTGCCTTTCCCCTTCGACATCAAGACGCTCATCATTGCCACCACCATGGGCTTCATCTCCTTCCTGGGCGTTGTCCTCTTCTGCCTGGTGCTGCTGTTTCTCTGGAGCCGGGGCAAAGGCAACACAAAGCACAACATCGAAATTGAGTATGTGCCCCGGAAATCGGACGCAGGCATCAGCTCGGCTGATGCACCCCGCAAGTTCAACATGAAGATGATATAA